The Pedococcus dokdonensis region CTGCAGGTGAGCCGGACCCCGCTGCGCGAGGCCCTGCGGCTGCTGCTCGCCGAGGACCTGCTGGACCAGCTGCCCACCGGGGGGATGGTGGTCCGTCCGCTGAGCGCCCGCGAGATCGAGGAGCTCTACACGGTGCGCGCCTCGCTCGAGGGGTTGCTGACGGCCGAGGCGGCGAGACGGGTCGACGACGCCGGCCTGGCCACCCTGCGTGGGCTGGTCGAGCGCAACGCCGCCCTCGTCGACCTGCCCACCGATGCCATGAACGCCGGGCACGAGTTCCACCTCGCCATCGGCGAGCTCGCGGGGCACGAGTGGGCCTCCCGGCTGCACGCGCAGGTCGACGGGCAGATGGCTCGCTACCGAGCGTTCACCAACCAGACGCAGGAACGGCGCACCCTCGCCCTCGCGGAGCACCGGCAGATCCTCAAGGCGATCGAGGCCCGCGACCCCGACCGCGCGAGGACGCTCGCCGAGAGACACGTCCTCGCGGCCCGCGACACGGCCCTCGCCGCCATCGGCGACCGCCTCGACCCACCCGGCTGACCCCCGCAAAACGGCAGTTGCGTCGCCTTCCGCCCAGCAATTGCTGGGCGGAAGTGGCCGCAACTGCCGTTTTGCGGGGGTCAGCGCATCCGGTAGCGGCGCTCGGGACGGCCCGCGGCGCCGTAGCGCGGCCGCATCTCGGCCCTGCCCACCGACACAAGGTGCTCGAGGTAGCGCCGAGTGCTGCTGCGCGACAGCCCGGTCGACTCCGCGCACTCGGTCGCGGACAGGCCGTCCTCGTCCGCCGCCTCGAGCGCCCGGAGCACCAGCTCGATGGTCTCGGGGCTGATCCCCTTGGGCAGCCCACCCCCGGACCGCGACACCGCCCCCGCCCGGAACACCCGGTCGACGTCGTCCTGCCCCACCTCGGTGAGGTCGTCGAGCTCGGCCCGGTGCACGGCATACTCCCGCAGCCGCTGCTGGAGCGACTCGATCTCGAACGGCTTCACGAGGTAGTGGAACACCCCGCCGCGCAGGGCGGTCCGCAACGTGTCGAGGTCGCGCGCGGCGCTGATGACGATGACGTCGAGGTCCTCGTTGCCGCCCTCACGCAGTCCTCGGAGCACCTCCAGCCCGGTCATGTCGGGCAGGTAGATGTCGAGCAGGACGAGGTCGGGGCGGGTGGCCTCGACCGCACGCAGCGCGTCGGTGCCGGTGCTCGCGATGCCCGCGACCTCGAAGCCCTCCTCGCGTGCCACGACGCTGGAGTGCAGCCGCGCCACCATGAAGTCGTCGTCGACGACGAGCACCGAGATCACGACACGCCCTGACCCAGCAGCACCGGCAGGGTGGCCACGAAGACCGCGCCGTCGTCGTTGCCCACCACGATGTCGCCTCCTCGGTTGCGGCAGATCACCCGCACGATGGCCAGCCCGATCCCACGCTCCTGCGCGGTCGCCGTCGACTTGGTGGTGAAGCCACGGGTGAACACCATCTCGCCGATCGTCGAGTCGACCCCCGGCCCGCTGTCATGCACCGTCACGGTCACGGCGTCCCCGCTGTGCGCCAGGGCGACTCGCACGGTGGGCGAGTCCCCGCCCGCGGCGGCGTCGAAGGCGTTGTCGATCAGGTTGCCCATCACGGTGTTGACGTCGGCGGCGAGGGCGTCATCGAGCTGTGGCACGTCGCTGGACTGGTCGACCACGAGGTCCACCCCGCGCTCGGCGGCCTGGCTGGCCTTGGCGATGAGCAGCGCCGCGACCGCCGGGTCCTGCACTCGCGACACGACATTCGTCGTCAGGGTGCTCGAGTCGTCGGTGATCTGGCGGACATACTTGCGCACGCCGTCGTACTCCTCCAAC contains the following coding sequences:
- a CDS encoding GntR family transcriptional regulator, yielding MVDRPRRASGGQLVYTELRRQILDLELAPGQRLFEPELATRLQVSRTPLREALRLLLAEDLLDQLPTGGMVVRPLSAREIEELYTVRASLEGLLTAEAARRVDDAGLATLRGLVERNAALVDLPTDAMNAGHEFHLAIGELAGHEWASRLHAQVDGQMARYRAFTNQTQERRTLALAEHRQILKAIEARDPDRARTLAERHVLAARDTALAAIGDRLDPPG
- a CDS encoding response regulator transcription factor: MISVLVVDDDFMVARLHSSVVAREEGFEVAGIASTGTDALRAVEATRPDLVLLDIYLPDMTGLEVLRGLREGGNEDLDVIVISAARDLDTLRTALRGGVFHYLVKPFEIESLQQRLREYAVHRAELDDLTEVGQDDVDRVFRAGAVSRSGGGLPKGISPETIELVLRALEAADEDGLSATECAESTGLSRSSTRRYLEHLVSVGRAEMRPRYGAAGRPERRYRMR